The nucleotide sequence TAACAGCAGAGCCATCCAAATAACAGCAGAGCCATCCAAATAACTAAAATAACAGCAGAGCCATCCAAATAACAGCAGAGCCATCCAAATAACTAAAATAACAGCAGAGCCATCCAAATAACTAAAATAACAGCAGAGCCATCCAAATAACTAAAATAACAGCAGAGCCATCCAAATAACTAAAATAACAGCAGAGCCATCCAAATAACAGCAGAGCCATCCAAATAACTAAAATAACAGCAGAGCCATCCAAATAACAGCAGAGCCATCCAAATAACAGCAGAGCCATCCAAATAACAGCAGAGCCATCCAAATAACAGCAGAGCCATCCAAATAACAGCAGAGCCatccaaataaataaaataacagcagagccatccaaataacagcagagccatccaaataacagcagagccatccaaataacagcagagccatccaaataactaaaataacagcagagccatccaaataactaaaataacagcagagccatccaaataacagcagagccatccaaataactaaaataacagcagagccatccaaataacagcagagccatccaaataactaaaataacagcagagccatccaaataacaacagagccatccaaataactaaaataacagcagagccatccaaataactaaaataacagcagagccatccaaataacagcagagccatccaaataactaaaataacagcagagccatccaaataacagcagagccatccaaataacagcagagccatccaaataactaaaataacagcagagccatccaaataacagcagagccatccaaataactaaaataacagcagagccatccaaataactaaaataacagcagagccatccaaataactaaaataacagcagagccatccaaataacagcagagccatccaaataactaaaataacagcagagccatccaaataacagcagagccatccaaataacagcagagccatccaaataacagcagagccatccaaataacagcagagccatccaaataacagcagagccatccaaataaataaaataacagcAGAGCCATCCAAATAACAGCAGAGCCATCCAAATAACAGCAGAGCCATCCAAATAAAATAACAGCAGAGCCATCCAAATAACAGCAGAGCCATCCAAATAACTAAAATAACAGCAGAGCCATCCAAATAACTAAAATAACAGCAGAGCCATCCAAATAACAGCAGAGCCATCCAAATAACTAAAATAACAGCAGAGCCATCCAAATAACAGCAGAGCCATCCAAATAACTAAAATAACAGCAGAGCCATCCAAATAACTGTATTTCTATGTGTACTTCCGAATGGTTAAATGTTGTATCCTCTGCTCTCCTGATAGTGAGAGAAAGCAGCAGTCTCACTTGATCCATTGTTCTCATCCTTGTCATATGCCCTTCATATCAATGTACTGTATTTGTACTGTATTTGATGTTTGACATGTACTAATGTCCACCAAGCCACTAATCCACTAGTCCTACAGAACACCTCCTATTGTATATTGACCTCCAGAAAATGTACTTCCTGACAAAGCACACAAGTAATAatgtatgaagttataaagatactTGAATCATCCCATACCTCATTGATAAGACATATGGCAATGGGTGTGTAGTGACCAGCAGGTTTCGCAGCTTCTATACTAAAGACGTTATGGAGAAATAGGAGGGCAGcctatttttttttctctcaccgtAGTAACAGTCCCCTGGCAACGGACCAGAGTGCCAATTATTGCTAAAGTCCcccaggttctcccatctcactcTGTGTATTGGTAGCATCAGCAACGCCGGGAAAGTTTAGAAGCTTCATCGCATCAGGGGAAAACGCCATCGCTGACACAGTATGTCATTGGGATGTGTTTAATGATTCTTTTACCATGACATATTCGATTCCAAGATAGAGCTTTCGAGTACATTTGTGATTTTATTtgtttttctattttctattgTTTTTTACAATCCTGTTTTTCATATTTATGTTACCGTGAGTCAGAACAGTAAGAATATTTCAAATGTCTTGATGGAAGTAGATGGAAATGTTTCCGCAATTATGAGATGATAGCAATAGACTGATTATATTTTATCAGTGAATTTAGTGTGCAGTTGAAAATAATAATGCAAAATGAAAAAATGTTGATGGGCCTGTAATTGTTTTCTGGATTATAGATGAATTGAGACAGTGAAATCAATAAATGTAGTGATGAATCATTTTCAAGTCTCAGTTCCAATCTAGTCTATTGCAGTATTTCAATAGTGGCTCCTGTGTTGCAGTCATAGCATCTCCCTGTATTTCCCAGGGCTCTGACCCTGGCCATATAGGCTCCTCTGCTGGAGGACGGGGGCTCCAAACCTTCCTCCTGCTGGATTagtgagagcgagcgagagcgagagagagctagagagagaaacgagaACGAGAACGTGAGAGAAACATAGAGGATTCAGCATGGGGTCCAGCTCCTCTTCCTACGCCCCAAAAACCATCTATTTGGACGTGGATGGAAAGGTTCAGAAGGTGGGTCCTCCTCTATCAGGTTTATATTATCTCTATTTTCCCTATTCCTTTTTCAGATTTCCCCCCACTCCGATTTCTAACTGATACTAATCTCTCTAGAGATCCCTCTTTATGAAACCTCATAAACTAATTGTCTCTCTTTTTTTCCCATTTTTTTTTATCTTCAAACATTTTCTCGAAGTGTATCTATTATTCTCCGGATCAGCTGAGTTAACAGATTGCGCCATCAGCTATTTTCTCTACCGTAGCTAGTCAGCATACTTGAAATGAAGTATTGAACACCAAGAGTGAGTCTCTTATTACCTATCCATGAGTTCCATCCATTTTCATTAGCACATATCCTGGTTGACCGGAAAATGAGATCCACAGACACAGTATCcatgttcttctctctgtgtgagagaggATGTACTCTGAGCTAGTCAGTGGGAGGGCTGGGGTCTCTCCGTGGGGACTCCTGTATCAGAGTTATACTCTCCAAAGTACCTTGTGTGATTACATCTCTTCGATCATTGAGGTCCCTGGCTGCAATGATGGAGTCAACCAATAGACAGACTGGATGGTGAAATGGTGTATGTGTTTTGCTAGTATTGGTAGGCTACACTTAGAGTCCAGTGTGGTTTGACTACTGTAAGAATCAGGTGACCAAATCAAAAGCTCACCAAAGTCATATAACCTCTAGGTGGCTAATGATCTTGACACAATGTGGGTTCATTATGTCTCCACGGTTTTTGTTGGTTACCACACACCTAATCTCGTGCACCAGTCATGCTGTGCCACCTTGTTGCCTGTATGTTCTGTTTATTTCTACATTTGTGGTGAAAAAGTTGTGAATTCTCCTCAAAACATGAGTCAGGTGTGAGGCCTCGGAAATAGCTGTGTTTTCAATATACCAAGAGGTGGTGTGACATTGTGTTTCACAGGTGTTTGTGGCATACTTTAAATGAGCATAGACAGTGCCACCTGTTGCTAGCATGTTCTATGCCTCCATTGTTTTCTACTCCCCCGTGAGTCTGAGGAAAACTAgacatggtcctgtgtggctcagttggtgaaAGCACGTTGCTTTCAAGGGTTAAGGTTAAATTCTCGCAAGGATCACATTCACAACGTATGCCCCTCACTGTACTGTAAGGAAAAGCAGAATTGTTTGGTGGACAAATTCATTATCAAAGGGGGAAGAAACAGAACATGATATTTGTGAAGGTAGAAACATCACTAGCCTACCAAGTATGTTCTTGTTATCGCAGCTCCCGGGCCATTGCACTGTAATCATGTAATACATATACTGTAGATAACAATATAGGCTACTGTGTCTCATATTTGCTCTCATCATATGCTTCAACATCGTGGTGTGAGTGTCACCACAGACTCAGAAGATTGGGTGATCTCGCTCTCTGAGGCCGACGTGAGTAAATCACTAAGAACTTAAAATGCTACGGGCCAAAGTCTTTCATCAGGTCAATGTTATTCCAGGAcgcgttctcagagcatgcgcagaacagCTGGCATGCATATTCATGgtaattttcaacctctccttggcCCAGTCTGTAATTCCCACATGTTTTAAGATAaccaccatcattcctgttcccaagaactctaagggttcatgccacaatgactaccgccctgtagcactcacatctgtaatcaggaagtgctttgagaggctggctATGGTACACATCAACTTCATCATCCCAGAGGAAAGAGGAATACcaacgtgagaatgctgttcattgactagagTTCAGTGTTCAACACtattgtcccctccaagctcgtcaccaaggaggtgaggaccctgggactgaacacctccctctgcaactggatcctggacttcctaacaggccgaccccaggtggtgagggtaggcaacatcacctccgcaacgctgaccctcaacacgagggccccacaggggtgtgtgcttactCCCTTCTATACTCCTTGTTCaaccacaactgcgtggccacgcacaactccaacaccatcatcaagtttgctgacgacacaacggtggtaggcctgatcaccagaGACGATGAtacatcctacagggaggaggtcagtgacctggcagtgtggggcAGTGTGGGGTCGGAAACAacgacctctccctcaacgtcagtaagaccaaggagctgatcgtggactacaggaaaggggtGGGGCAAGTactcccccatccacattgacggggctgcagtggagcaggtcaagagcttcaagttcttcagTATCTAAATCACCTCGAACTTAAAATGCTATGGGctctcaaatcctcaaaaagttctatagctgtaccattgagagcatcttgactgaccgcatcactgcttggtatggcaatagTACCGCCCTCGATCGCATGGCACGACAGAGGGTGGtaaggacagcccagtacataatgggaccgagctccctgccatccaggacctctatatcaagaggtgtgaaaggaaggccctgaaaatcgATTCCCACCACCTAAGCCATATAGACTATTctctagtgctgagcgattaattGAAATGTCAGTAATTTTTTCATGTCTGCtcaattacttgaattccatTTAATTCATTTTTTTCTCCTGTGGGCTCAATGCGCACATTGCACTGCAGTTTCTTTCAAGATTTTTCCGATCATATGCCCGAACGGTGTGATGTAGTAAGgggttgtagtttccaacaggacaaatGTTCTACATAGTTTAGTGCAGAAAACGTGATAATAAACTACAATGACCATTATCCATTGCGGGGCTAAACTTCTCCAGTCTATGTTTATTTTACGCTTGCTTATGTAGGAGACAGAAGAATGTGAGATCAAGAAGTGGTACATAGAGAGCAATTTCTTCAagaggtatctctacctgaaaatacatgatctaagtgattggtcattggtattcagcagtcataaaagcaTGCTGTATTTACCTTGAAGCACTACTAAAATattgattttgtcagacagcataggcagcagctctatagaggtgagatgatgacttggaatgaaataataaagtaatcaaataaaacaaatgcaatatacacaacaactgaaatattttcttaaagtaaagtaatgtgaataaatgatggttaagtgataagtgataagcagtaatgggcagtcactaccatcatgggacttttattaattgttttaatctgtgttgttacagcattcaacccacataatgcatggTGCATTTAACATTGAAAAAAAATAATTGAAACCGAAATCAACATTttgatactttaaaaaaaatgatcgAATCCGAAACAGAAACCTCAGAAAGCACTTCATactttttgttctaccttgtcatttttacattgttattgattgctgcattgttggggttagagtttgcaagaaaggcatttcactgtacttgtgcacgtgacattaaaacttgaaacttctCTTATAGAATGTTGCATGTTATTCAATGGGTGGATTTAATCCtagatgctgattggttaaaaccccTTTCCAGTCAGTGTCTATTTGCAATGTtgcatttggtagcatttcaaATAGCTACTGCTTCTCTAATAGACCTGTCCTCCAATTTCTTTGGCTCATTAAATCTTGAATGCATTCCGGAATAAAAATGGTCAATTCCCTCTGCATATTTAACCCACTTAGCACAAGTGAATCTACCGGATTTTGTTACCTTTGTACACAGACAAGCCTATTCTTCAAGTCTGCTTTGATTTTGGATACATAGGGCCAGGCACTTAGTAAGCCCAGTATACTTGTGATGACACAAACCCCTGTTGTTATGGTCGCATAGAGTGGTTCAAGTAGAGACCTGAAAGTGACACATGTCCATTCAAGGGCTCGGGAGTTTGAGGGATTGTCTACTGCATCTGCTTGTGCGAAAGGTCTTCAAGTTGTTGGAGGCTAGCCAGCATCGCAAGCTTAGATACACTTTACTTGACAATGAATCTCAGACAGACACAATATGAAACGAATGTGTACCATCAGTATACCACAAATAGGAACTAACATTGTTAACGAAATGTATTATCTGTTTTGACATTTCTGTGTATATTGCTGTGGTTTACAGAGAATGATACACACTCTCTCACTGGGTTGATGAAGCAAGTATTTGTTGCTAGTATGTTGTGTCGTATTATCTACGAGTTTGGGTTGGTCCCTGACAAGGGTAGAGTTGTTGAGTTCACACACATTTTCAACTGCATGCCTTTGTGATTTTAGTCCTCAATATGGGGcggcattggactagtaaccggaaggttgcaagttcaaatccccgagctgacaaggtactgtcgttctgcccctgaacaggcagttaacccactcttcctaggccgtcattgaaaataataatttgttcttaactgacttgcctagttaaataaaggcaaaataaaatgaaaaatatTTGAACTCATAACATACAGGGCTCACTTGAAAAAGAGATGTGGAGCTTAATGTGACttccctgtttaaataaaggataaataccTTTTAAAAAACACAATTGTTTTCTCTTTCCACTGTAGCCTTTTTTTCTGTGAGACTCAGGTCTCACAGAGAGCAAACTGTTGTCAGGTGGCTTGAGATGCATAGGGAGACAGACGACTCTCAATATTAGTCTGCCCTTTTTTTTCAGGTGGTTTTCAGTCGGCATTGTAGCCCGTGTGACATCAAGGAGCTCCTTTGTTCCTCGTCCAACATCCCCAGGTCAGTGACATTTCAGCTGCAGCCAGTCTCCTTTCCTCGTCTCTCGTGCCATTCTCTCACAGTCACACATCAGTCGAAAGTATGCACGACACACAGCACATTTGTTTCAAGTTCACTACAAACGTATCgtctccctctatcctgactGAGCTTCATGAATGATAAGTACAACTACAAGTAAACACCAAGCGACAAGCTTCACGTGTGTTGCGTTTTAGAGCATGTGAACAAGAAATGTAGGTTGCATTCTTAATGGATCTCTATATTAGTGCACTATTTtggtgccctggtcaaaagtagtgcaatttgggaatagggtgctttCTGGAACGTATccttattatttattattgttgtcCCCCCTCCGTAGGAATACTGCCATCATGATGGTGGATCCTGAAGGGGCCCTGGTGTCCATAGACCCGACCATGCCTACCAACTCTCCCAAGTAACACGTCACCTTTACCCTAATCACCAAATCTCAATGATGCAGTATTTGCTCGATTGAGCTCAGTCATAGAAAAGATTGAGCTCAGTCATGGAAAAGATTGAGCTCAGTCATAGAAAGGCATTCCTGACCGTTGTTAATCCAAAGAATGCATAGCCTATGTACTATGCGTAAAAATACTTCTCAAATGTTATGTAATCAACGACTTGATGAATGACGTTGGAATGTTACTGACATGTTTTACAGCTCCTTGTACAAAGTCATTTCTTTGTCCACCGGTCAGCTCGGAGGTGAAGTACCAGCGCGATAGTTCAAATTCAACAAACACTTTTTAACCTTTGACCTTTTAGATCTTAATTCATTCTTACTCGCATAACTCACATAAAGCTATCACAACAAAACTTAAAAAACAAAGTTAAAACAACTCTGGAGTACTAAACATCATTTTTGATCACTCGAGTGATTTCTTTTTGTTTGTTTGCGCCCACAGAGAAAGAAGACATGTTTCAAAATGTGTTATCTCAGGTGGCAGAGCAGTTCAGCAGGTAATTAGTGTGTTTATGTTTCACTGCAGACAGAAGCATTGTGCTTTCTGCAGAAATACCCTCACCAGGGCCTTTTCAAACAAACCCCTTTCACGTATTTGTTTTGCAGGGCTTTCCGAATCAACGAGCTGAAAACTGAGGTGACCAACAGACTGGCCATGTTGGAGAAAAGAGTTGAGTGTATGTGCaaggttttttttgttgtttgacTATCggtgtgtttctctctttgtgtgtgtgtgttgcttcacTGTTACTGAATTCACCACTTTAGGTACTAACAGTCGTGTTGCCGTTACAGTGGAGGGACTGAAGGTTGTGGAGATTGAGAAGTGCAAAAATGACCTAAAGAAACTACGAGATGAGATGACATCCAGAGGCGGAGGGAGGTACGATGACCTTTAACATAAATGACACTCACCAAGCCATGCTTCAGATTTCTTAGGATATTCTATAGTAAGACTTTTATGTTGGTTTTAAAATGTTGTAAGCGATTTCGAGGAATCATACAGCTAGCAGATCAATGATACAAATATGATGTATTTTCTCGCATCTCTTCAGAGTCGGGAACTGTCCCTGCAAGTACAACTTCTCAGACGATGGGAAGAAACTCAATCCCAGACGTGATGTCCCAAGTTATCCAAAGGTACGGAATTAGGGGATTCTAGTAATATACAGTAGgctatatgtttttttttcttctcaaacCTAAAGATATGAATCACTTTGACATCATTAATCCTAGGACTGACGCTGTGACTTCTCTCTCATTTCTACAGTATACCTTATCCCAGGAGACTATTGAAGCACTGAAGAAGCCAACATTCGATGTCTGGCATTGGGAACACAACGAGGTTAGTTCTCTTGAGATGAATTTATCTTCTGATATCCATCATAATTCCATCCAGGCCCTATATAATCACATTTTTGTAGTAAAACATTTTGAAGTATTTTCTCGAGTTGTGAACTTAAAGGAATAACTACACTCAAAAATgatattttaatatttttttcattAGTCCAATTGTGCATGTCAGCAATCATGTTTTCAAGATAGAGCACTTGTTGCGCCTTATGATGATGCGTGTAGTATTCTTTTAACTGTCTTTGAACGGTGGTTTAGATGCTGAGCTGCTTGGAGTACATGTACCATGACTTGGGACTGGTGAAGGAATTCAACATGAACCCCATCACTCTCAAACGCTGGCTGGTAAAAGTAGAACTGTATAAAAGCAATTACCTCAATGTGCAAGTGGATATGCAATTGATATGGAACAACAACTTCAAAGAAGAGAACCTAAAAGCATTGATGACTTATTTGGATAGTTTGATTGACAGCTTTCTTTCTCACAGCTGGGCATTCAGGAGAACTATCGCAGCAACCCGTTCCACAACTTCCGCCACTGCTTCTGTGTCAGTCAGATGATGTATGGCATGATTAACCTGTGTAACCTGCCGGTAAGAAACATGAAATGTCCTAATATAATATCATACAAGCCATTTTACCAGACACACGTGGTCTTTAACTAGGGTCCAGActtttttcctggtcaggtcaggtTGTAAGGAAAAACCTCCTGGCACCTTGTATTAGAGATTAGAGACATCAACACgttctgtgtgtgttcctcaggAGAAGATGACTCTGACGGACATGGGCATTCTCATGACAGCTGCAGTGTGCCATGACCTGGACCACCCCGGCTACAACAACACGTAAGCGCCCAAAGGTTCCTACTCTGCGCCTCAGTTCCCACTGCTCTACAGCCTTGACTTAGATCTCTGAATAGATGTGGATGACAGACACAATACGGATGTTTTGGAACTCCTTAAATACTGTTATTACATGGTGGAAATGGTCCCATCCATACTTCCAGTTTTGATGTAAGGTCGGGAGTCCCATCCTGACCATGTGACATGGCCAGGGTGAAACTCTGGGTCCTGGTGATTATAGGTTTCCCTGGTCAGGTCATGTTGTCAAGGAAAACTGATTCATGTCACAGAGGTTTATTTTGCCTGTCAGGTATCAGATCAATGCTCGCACAGAGCTGGCTGTGCGTTACAACGATATATCGCCCCTGGAGAACCATCACTGTGCCGTGGCCTTCCAGATCCTCTCGCTGCCCGAGTGCAACATATTTGCCAACGTCGAGTTGGAGGCCTACAAGCAGATCAGACAGGTAGGTGGTGACCTAGGCTAATGCACAGTGATTCTTTctgcataccaaatggcaccctattacctacttAGTGCACCACTATtgacagaagtagtgcactatatggggcggcaggttgcctagtggttagagcgttggactagtaaccgaaaggttgcaagatcgaatccccgagctgacaaggtaaaacatctgtcattctggccctgaacaaggcaatgttcttaggccgccattgaaaataagaatttgttcttaactgatttgcctagttaaataaaggtacaataatAATATTTTTAGCATACAGCCTTTGTCTCTTTGCATTTCCTTCTCTCTAACTAACCACAAGATGTTTTGAGTTGGCCTAAGGcaggagggggatttcatcattTGTGATGATTCCATCTCCCTTTTACAGGCCATCATTACCCTGATCTTGGCCACAGACATGGCCCGGCATGGAGAGATATTAGACTCCTTCAAACATAAAGTGGACAGCTTTGACTTCACCAACGAGGAGCATGTCACATGCGTACGTATTGTACATCACATGACATCAACTGACTATGTATACTGTAcatagggcggcagggtagcctagtggttagagtgttggactagtaaccggaaggttgcaagttcaaacccccgagctgacaaggtacaaatctgtcgttctgcccctgaacaggcagttaacccactgttcctaggccgtcattgaaaataagaatttgttcttaactgacttgcctagttaaataaaggtaaaataaataaaaacatcaaGATGTGCCAAATAGGCATACCTTTGTACCAGGAATAGCCTCAGCAAATGACAGAAACTAAGAGGGGTGCTCTATAACAAAGACAGGGATGGAAAAATAGGGCATACCCAAGAACGACTTTGAATAGTGGCCtggagatacactatatatatataaaggtaTGTTCAGCCACATCCGTTACTGATAGGTGTATAACATTGAGCACgcggccatgcaatctccatagacaaacattggcagtagaatggccttactgaagagctcagagacTTTCAACTTGGCATtgtcataggataccacctttccaacaagtcagttcgtcaaatttctgccctgatagagctgccccggtcaaatgtaagtgctgttattgtgaagtggaaacatctaggagcaacaacgactcggctgtgaagtggtaggccacacaagctcgcaGAACAGGAACGCTGAAGCACATACTCCGGCACAAAAATaacatctgtcctcagttgcaacactcactaccaagttccaaactgcctctggaagcaacgtcagcacaataactgtttgtcgggagcttcatgaaatgggtttccatggctgagcagccgcactaAGTCCGCAaagccaagtgtcggctg is from Oncorhynchus gorbuscha isolate QuinsamMale2020 ecotype Even-year linkage group LG19, OgorEven_v1.0, whole genome shotgun sequence and encodes:
- the LOC124005868 gene encoding high affinity cGMP-specific 3',5'-cyclic phosphodiesterase 9A-like isoform X2, whose translation is MGSSSSSYAPKTIYLDVDGKVQKVVFSRHCSPCDIKELLCSSSNIPRNTAIMMVDPEGALVSIDPTMPTNSPNSLYKVISLSTGQLGEKEDMFQNVLSQVAEQFSRAFRINELKTEVTNRLAMLEKRVELEGLKVVEIEKCKNDLKKLRDEMTSRGGGRVGNCPCKYNFSDDGKKLNPRRDVPSYPKYTLSQETIEALKKPTFDVWHWEHNEMLSCLEYMYHDLGLVKEFNMNPITLKRWLLGIQENYRSNPFHNFRHCFCVSQMMYGMINLCNLPEKMTLTDMGILMTAAVCHDLDHPGYNNTYQINARTELAVRYNDISPLENHHCAVAFQILSLPECNIFANVELEAYKQIRQAIITLILATDMARHGEILDSFKHKVDSFDFTNEEHVTCLKMVLIKCCDISNEVRPTEVAEPWVDCLLEEYFMQSDREKTEGLPVAPFMDRDKVTKPTAQIGFIKFVLIPMFETVLKLFPQIEEIMVQPLRDSRDHYEELKQIDDAMTEAQKKKTENMSLGGKKK
- the LOC124005868 gene encoding high affinity cGMP-specific 3',5'-cyclic phosphodiesterase 9A-like isoform X1, producing MGSSSSSYAPKTIYLDVDGKVQKVVFSRHCSPCDIKELLCSSSNIPRNTAIMMVDPEGALVSIDPTMPTNSPNSLYKVISLSTGQLGEKEDMFQNVLSQVAEQFSRAFRINELKTEVTNRLAMLEKRVELEGLKVVEIEKCKNDLKKLRDEMTSRGGGRVGNCPCKYNFSDDGKKLNPRRDVPSYPKYTLSQETIEALKKPTFDVWHWEHNEMLSCLEYMYHDLGLVKEFNMNPITLKRWLLGIQENYRSNPFHNFRHCFCVSQMMYGMINLCNLPEKMTLTDMGILMTAAVCHDLDHPGYNNTYQINARTELAVRYNDISPLENHHCAVAFQILSLPECNIFANVELEAYKQIRQAIITLILATDMARHGEILDSFKHKVDSFDFTNEEHVTCLKMVLIKCCDISNEVRPTEVAEPWVDCLLEEYFMQSDREKTEGLPVAPFMDRDKVTKPTAQIGFIKFVLIPMFETVLKLFPQIEEIMVQPLRDSRDHYEELKQIDDAMTEGSGSRFMIQKFKKVVGRPDLRL